A single Stutzerimonas stutzeri DNA region contains:
- a CDS encoding TRAP transporter large permease, protein MVVTLFLAFFVLIFVGVPIAFALAAASILSLLLFTDMPMLLIVQRMYSGLDVFALMAIPLFLFAGYLMSEARISDRLVALASVFLGRYKGGLSLVATGSSAIFGAISGSANATTAAIGSVMIPAMAKRGYDQADSAAVVAASGILGLVVPPSITMVLYGVVAGVSIGDLFLSGIIPALIISAGLMGVNYYIAKRKGYLGSEPVPMAEAVKIFRDSLIALAMPLIILGGIYSGAFTPTESAAVASAYGLLVGFYWYRNLTLKSVFNVSKKTVEVTATILFLIGTSNVFTYILTSENVPQSLAAGLIGFSDSPIVIMLIILAMLLFLGTFLDNVAAIILVTPTLLPVVHSLGIDPIFFGVYIVIAVAVGQITPPVGLNLFIATNLTDRRFEEVCRSTVPYLFLYTALLVFFIFVPGLLSVFG, encoded by the coding sequence ATGGTCGTTACACTTTTTCTAGCTTTCTTTGTACTGATCTTCGTCGGCGTGCCAATCGCGTTCGCCCTGGCTGCAGCCTCCATCCTCTCGCTATTGCTGTTCACCGATATGCCGATGCTGCTGATAGTGCAGCGGATGTACTCCGGACTGGATGTGTTTGCGCTGATGGCGATTCCGCTGTTCCTTTTTGCCGGCTACCTCATGTCTGAGGCCAGGATATCGGACCGGCTGGTGGCCTTGGCATCAGTATTCCTTGGCCGTTACAAAGGCGGGCTGTCGCTCGTAGCTACAGGCTCATCCGCGATTTTCGGCGCCATCTCTGGATCGGCGAACGCCACTACGGCGGCGATCGGCTCAGTGATGATCCCGGCGATGGCCAAGCGCGGATATGACCAGGCAGACTCCGCCGCAGTGGTCGCAGCCTCGGGCATTCTCGGGTTGGTGGTACCGCCCAGCATCACCATGGTGCTTTATGGCGTTGTCGCAGGCGTTTCGATCGGAGACCTGTTTCTCAGCGGCATTATTCCCGCGCTGATCATTTCGGCCGGGCTGATGGGAGTGAACTACTACATAGCCAAGCGCAAGGGTTATTTGGGCAGCGAGCCGGTACCCATGGCCGAGGCCGTGAAAATATTCCGCGACAGCCTGATCGCACTCGCGATGCCGTTGATTATCCTCGGCGGCATCTATTCCGGAGCCTTCACCCCAACGGAATCGGCCGCAGTGGCCAGTGCGTACGGCCTGCTGGTGGGTTTCTATTGGTACCGCAACCTGACGTTGAAAAGCGTGTTTAACGTCAGCAAGAAAACCGTCGAAGTCACCGCAACCATTTTGTTCCTGATTGGCACATCCAATGTTTTCACCTACATCCTGACGTCAGAAAACGTGCCGCAGTCGCTTGCCGCGGGATTGATCGGCTTTTCGGACAGCCCCATCGTCATAATGCTGATAATTCTGGCTATGCTGCTATTCCTCGGTACGTTCCTGGACAATGTTGCGGCAATAATCCTCGTCACGCCGACGCTGCTACCGGTTGTTCACAGCCTTGGAATCGATCCGATCTTTTTCGGTGTATATATTGTGATCGCCGTTGCGGTCGGTCAGATAACGCCTCCCGTGGGTCTGAATTTATTCATTGCCACAAACCTGACAGATAGACGTTTTGAAGAAGTCTGTAGAAGCACCGTTCCTTACTTATTTCTTTATACAGCTCTTCTAGTCTTTTTCATCTTCGTCCCGGGCCTGCTTTCGGTATTTGGTTAG
- a CDS encoding TRAP transporter small permease — MLTKAMTKFTSILTGLAAALFLVMTALVCLQVFYRYVLNSPLTGSEEAARAILIYIVMLGSAVAVGNRSHMAIDYFYHRLPALLRKAAALLHLLSIGAISLLLIVKGSELAQRTMMQTTPALQIPKGLIVYAFPIGGALMLFYALASLIRQVSSSKGAVRPPEQESTS, encoded by the coding sequence ATGTTGACCAAAGCCATGACCAAATTTACCAGCATCCTGACGGGGCTTGCCGCGGCACTGTTCCTCGTCATGACGGCACTGGTTTGCCTACAGGTATTTTACCGATATGTATTAAACAGTCCGCTTACGGGGTCCGAAGAGGCGGCCCGGGCGATATTGATCTACATCGTGATGCTGGGCAGCGCCGTGGCGGTCGGTAACCGCTCGCACATGGCCATCGATTACTTCTACCACAGACTTCCAGCGTTACTCAGGAAAGCCGCCGCGCTTCTCCACCTATTGTCCATCGGCGCCATTTCACTTTTGTTGATAGTCAAAGGATCCGAACTGGCCCAACGCACCATGATGCAGACGACGCCTGCCCTGCAAATTCCAAAGGGCCTTATCGTCTACGCGTTTCCTATTGGCGGAGCTTTGATGCTCTTTTACGCACTTGCATCACTGATTCGGCAAGTATCGAGTTCCAAAGGCGCAGTCAGGCCCCCGGAACAAGAAAGCACGTCTTGA
- a CDS encoding alpha/beta fold hydrolase encodes MVPEEESLKTIRAGVLDVAYLDVGPVNGSSVILLHGFPYDVRAYEKVVERLTALGMRCFVPYLRGFGPTRFIDADTVRSGEQAALGADLISFMDALDISNPILAGYDWGGRAACVVSALWPERVRGLVSCGTGYNIQSIRHAAFPAAPEAEKLLWYQYYLHSARGYEGLKKYRDEFCHLLWRSWSPTWDFSKEEFSLTAKSFDNPDFVDVVTHSYRHRFGLVTGDPGYSLIESKLAELPEIIVPAVVIEGEEDGVTPPQLDFHIERFAALRKLVKAPGVGHNYPQEAPVVFSDAVISLAID; translated from the coding sequence ATGGTTCCCGAGGAAGAATCATTGAAAACAATCAGAGCTGGCGTGTTGGACGTAGCGTATCTGGACGTTGGTCCGGTCAATGGTAGTTCAGTGATTCTGCTACACGGGTTTCCATATGATGTTAGAGCCTATGAAAAAGTTGTTGAGAGACTAACTGCACTAGGGATGCGTTGCTTCGTTCCATACCTGCGTGGTTTCGGCCCGACACGTTTTATTGATGCCGACACAGTCCGATCCGGCGAGCAGGCGGCACTTGGTGCTGATTTGATTTCATTCATGGATGCTCTGGATATCAGCAATCCAATCCTGGCTGGTTATGATTGGGGGGGTAGAGCCGCTTGTGTTGTATCTGCGCTCTGGCCTGAACGTGTACGGGGATTAGTCAGTTGCGGTACCGGCTATAATATTCAATCAATTCGCCATGCCGCGTTTCCTGCTGCTCCTGAAGCGGAGAAGCTTCTTTGGTATCAATATTATCTCCATAGTGCTAGAGGATACGAAGGGCTAAAGAAGTATCGTGATGAATTTTGTCATTTGCTCTGGCGTAGTTGGTCGCCGACTTGGGATTTTTCAAAAGAGGAATTCTCGCTCACAGCCAAATCATTCGATAATCCTGATTTTGTTGATGTGGTTACTCACTCGTATCGTCATCGTTTTGGGCTTGTTACTGGCGACCCAGGTTACTCATTGATTGAGTCAAAGTTGGCCGAGTTGCCAGAGATTATTGTTCCTGCAGTGGTTATTGAGGGCGAAGAGGACGGTGTCACTCCGCCACAACTTGATTTTCATATAGAACGCTTCGCTGCACTCCGTAAGTTAGTTAAGGCGCCCGGTGTTGGTCATAACTATCCGCAGGAAGCGCCTGTAGTTTTCTCAGACGCGGTTATTAGCCTGGCTATCGATTAA
- a CDS encoding AraC family transcriptional regulator, producing the protein MDQPNRVTVQDGENMVLVPDKGTTSIGLVHEALHGALQRGVDVSSALQQAGIEPALLAAPQARVSATAFSRLWVALSDLLDDEFFGIDTHPMRRGSFRAMCHLAIGCDSLEQALRRILSFLRLVLDDVHGELQLEGGSAHIIIRDHGIKRRLYCCGTWLILVHGLLCWLGNRRIPLQELCLRPSRPDDDSDYRMRFCEEIHFDAPVSMVRFDCSYLNLKVAQTPASLATFLKESPATLLVKYRNDESISAQIRQRLREKSPDQWPELDQLAKMLTMSNSTLQRRLQAEGISYQRLKDNLRRDMAINLLCQADLTVSDIAAQTGFQETSAFHRAFKKWTGVSPGAYRRSHADDAAD; encoded by the coding sequence ATGGATCAACCCAATCGGGTTACGGTGCAGGACGGAGAAAATATGGTGCTCGTCCCGGACAAGGGAACTACATCAATTGGCCTGGTGCATGAAGCACTCCATGGCGCACTCCAGCGTGGCGTGGATGTTTCGTCTGCTCTGCAGCAAGCCGGCATCGAACCGGCATTGCTTGCCGCCCCGCAAGCCCGAGTCTCCGCTACGGCCTTTTCGCGCCTGTGGGTGGCGCTGTCGGATCTGCTCGATGACGAGTTCTTCGGCATCGACACGCATCCCATGCGTCGAGGAAGCTTCCGGGCCATGTGTCACCTGGCCATCGGATGCGACTCGCTGGAGCAGGCCTTGCGCCGGATATTGTCCTTTTTGAGGCTGGTATTGGACGACGTTCACGGGGAGCTTCAGCTGGAGGGAGGGTCGGCCCATATCATCATCCGCGACCATGGCATCAAGCGAAGGCTGTACTGCTGCGGCACATGGCTGATACTCGTTCATGGGCTCCTGTGCTGGCTCGGGAACAGGCGCATTCCGCTCCAGGAACTTTGTTTACGCCCCTCAAGACCCGACGACGACAGCGACTACCGAATGCGCTTCTGTGAAGAAATTCACTTCGACGCACCTGTTTCGATGGTTCGTTTCGACTGCAGTTATCTGAACCTCAAGGTAGCTCAGACACCTGCCAGCCTGGCCACTTTCCTCAAGGAGTCTCCGGCGACCCTTCTTGTGAAGTACCGCAATGACGAGAGCATAAGTGCCCAAATCAGGCAGCGCCTGCGAGAGAAGAGTCCTGATCAGTGGCCTGAGCTGGACCAGCTCGCCAAGATGTTGACCATGTCCAATTCCACTCTTCAACGGAGGCTCCAGGCCGAGGGTATTAGTTACCAACGCCTGAAGGACAATCTTAGGCGCGACATGGCGATAAATCTCTTATGCCAAGCCGATCTCACCGTCTCGGACATAGCTGCACAGACCGGTTTCCAGGAAACCAGTGCCTTCCATAGAGCGTTCAAGAAATGGACCGGTGTAAGCCCCGGTGCCTACCGGCGCTCTCATGCTGACGACGCCGCCGATTAG
- a CDS encoding nitroreductase, with protein MNRLSQPPLSPDLMSQAVDWAITTRRSIRAFLPTAVPREEIESILDVARFSATGVNMQPWRVHVVTGDMKDRLSLAIADIDSNPSLSMSLDDPYEYYPREWVAPYVDRRRKVGWELYGLLGIAKGDKQRMHEQHGRNYRFFDAPVGLLFTIDRVLQEGSLLDYGMFLQSVMVAARGRGLHTCPQAAFLKYHNVIAEILSIPPEQMLVCGMSLGYADETSIENTLVTDREPVNAFATFHHNNKETVP; from the coding sequence ATGAACCGCTTATCGCAACCGCCACTCTCGCCGGATCTCATGAGCCAGGCGGTTGATTGGGCGATTACAACTCGACGCAGCATCAGAGCGTTCCTGCCCACCGCCGTGCCCCGCGAAGAGATTGAATCGATCCTTGATGTTGCGCGCTTCAGTGCCACTGGCGTGAACATGCAGCCGTGGCGTGTTCATGTCGTTACTGGCGATATGAAGGATCGCCTTTCTCTCGCCATCGCTGATATCGACAGCAATCCGTCATTGAGCATGAGCCTGGACGATCCCTACGAATACTACCCGCGCGAGTGGGTGGCTCCGTACGTCGATCGAAGGAGAAAGGTGGGTTGGGAGCTCTATGGCTTGCTGGGTATTGCAAAGGGCGACAAACAACGCATGCATGAGCAACACGGCCGTAACTATCGGTTCTTCGATGCCCCGGTGGGGCTGCTCTTCACCATTGACCGGGTGCTCCAGGAAGGGAGCCTGCTCGACTATGGAATGTTCTTGCAAAGCGTGATGGTCGCGGCGCGTGGAAGAGGTCTGCACACATGCCCACAGGCTGCGTTTCTGAAGTACCACAACGTTATTGCAGAGATCCTCTCCATCCCGCCCGAACAAATGCTGGTGTGCGGTATGAGTCTTGGATATGCCGATGAAACCAGCATCGAAAACACGCTCGTTACAGACCGTGAGCCGGTCAACGCGTTCGCCACTTTTCATCACAATAATAAGGAGACAGTCCCATGA
- a CDS encoding LysR family transcriptional regulator, with amino-acid sequence MKDNRLLEMRVFKAVVDAGGFTAAAHVLGLSQPFVSQTITRLEDRLGVRLLHRSTRGRRLTGEGESFLASCRRILDDIEQAEAEISAARSQASGDLRISAPLAFGLDQVVPRLPDFLAQHPSVVIHLALSDSIANLIEENVDVAIRMGRLVDSSLRSRKLCDLQRIVVAAPRYLEAHGQPGRPQDLNGHNCLLWEGPLDHLNRWPFMEDGNLHTLQVKGNFQSTSGQTLFELCTAGVGIMRLAEHLALPAIRRGSLVSLLDRYRVHDDTAIHAVFLPEREVLPRTRSFVDYLVDVFATPPWTS; translated from the coding sequence ATGAAGGACAACAGACTCCTCGAAATGCGGGTATTCAAGGCGGTGGTCGACGCCGGGGGGTTTACCGCGGCGGCGCACGTTCTGGGCCTTAGCCAACCCTTCGTCAGCCAAACCATTACACGTCTGGAAGACCGTCTGGGGGTACGCTTGTTGCACCGCTCGACACGTGGCCGGCGGCTGACAGGGGAAGGAGAGAGTTTCCTGGCATCGTGCAGGCGGATACTTGATGACATCGAGCAGGCCGAAGCAGAGATTTCCGCCGCTCGGTCACAAGCCAGCGGCGATCTGCGAATCAGCGCGCCGTTGGCTTTCGGGTTGGATCAGGTCGTGCCACGGCTGCCTGATTTTCTGGCTCAGCATCCTTCGGTCGTGATTCATCTGGCGCTGTCAGACTCGATCGCCAACCTGATCGAAGAAAATGTGGATGTTGCGATCCGGATGGGCCGGCTAGTCGATTCATCTTTGCGGAGCCGCAAGCTATGCGATCTTCAACGGATCGTAGTTGCCGCGCCACGCTATTTAGAGGCTCACGGGCAACCTGGAAGGCCACAAGACCTTAACGGTCATAACTGCCTCTTGTGGGAAGGCCCCCTTGATCATCTGAACAGATGGCCATTCATGGAAGACGGCAACCTTCACACGTTGCAGGTCAAAGGCAACTTCCAGAGCACCAGTGGACAAACCCTATTCGAGCTCTGCACCGCCGGGGTGGGCATCATGCGCCTGGCAGAGCACCTCGCCTTGCCGGCCATCAGGCGCGGCTCGCTTGTTTCGCTACTCGACCGCTATCGCGTGCATGACGATACCGCCATTCATGCGGTGTTTCTGCCTGAACGTGAGGTTCTGCCGCGGACTCGGAGCTTCGTCGACTATCTAGTTGACGTGTTCGCCACCCCTCCGTGGACGAGTTAA
- a CDS encoding enoyl-CoA hydratase-related protein — protein sequence MNYQTLLTDELDGIGLITLNRPEALNAINTALIDELSTALDYCERSPTIGCILITGGDKVFAAGADVKEMSELCYPETYLDDYLSRLDRVAQRRKPIIAAVAGHALGGGFELALMCDFIIAAENARFGLPEVKLGVIPGAGGTQRLARLAGRAKAMEMTLTGRIIDAAEAERCGVVARVVPLGELQAVSLAAASRLASQSRTAVMMIKECINRVDEGALAEGLRFERRMFHSVFATSDQKEGMRAFVDKRTARFRP from the coding sequence ATGAATTACCAGACTCTTCTAACTGATGAGCTCGATGGCATTGGCCTGATAACACTGAATCGCCCCGAAGCCCTCAATGCAATAAATACGGCTTTAATCGATGAACTAAGCACGGCGCTGGATTACTGTGAGCGGTCGCCAACGATTGGATGCATTCTTATCACAGGCGGCGACAAAGTATTTGCAGCCGGTGCGGACGTAAAAGAGATGTCCGAACTCTGCTATCCGGAAACCTATCTGGATGACTACCTCAGCCGTCTGGATCGGGTGGCGCAGCGGCGCAAACCGATCATAGCTGCTGTTGCTGGGCATGCCTTGGGTGGGGGGTTCGAACTGGCTCTGATGTGCGACTTCATCATTGCCGCCGAGAATGCTCGCTTTGGGTTGCCTGAGGTCAAGCTCGGCGTCATCCCGGGCGCTGGTGGGACACAGCGGCTCGCACGGTTAGCGGGGCGCGCCAAGGCAATGGAGATGACCCTCACGGGGCGAATCATTGATGCAGCAGAGGCCGAGCGTTGTGGCGTAGTCGCCAGGGTCGTTCCTTTAGGAGAGCTTCAGGCCGTAAGCCTGGCAGCCGCAAGCCGCCTAGCGTCACAGTCTCGTACCGCAGTGATGATGATCAAGGAATGCATCAATCGAGTGGACGAGGGTGCTCTGGCTGAGGGGCTCCGATTCGAGCGCAGAATGTTCCATTCGGTTTTCGCCACCTCAGACCAGAAGGAAGGAATGAGGGCATTTGTCGACAAAAGAACGGCCAGATTCCGCCCATAG
- a CDS encoding class II aldolase/adducin family protein — MVALGNRVSIYQPEQEGLKFPQLPQFSNHADERQHRKERLVAACRAFALHGLDYGFAGHLTVRDPERPELYWTNPMAVHFDQVKVSNLILVDHVGAVVEGDYAVNRAGFILHANVHEEHPDIIAMCHAHSVYGTAFAALGRPIEPITQDACAFFEDHVIIGDEAGAVAVENHAGSNVAKAFRGVKAAIHQNHGLLTASRHSIESAAFWFIALERCCQQQLMIEASGLKPTFVSPERARYSREHVGSEYIGWLHFQPIWEQLVQRSPDMFD, encoded by the coding sequence ATGGTTGCGCTTGGGAATAGAGTATCTATTTATCAGCCCGAACAGGAAGGACTGAAATTTCCGCAGTTGCCGCAGTTCTCGAACCATGCTGACGAGCGGCAGCACCGCAAAGAAAGGCTGGTCGCAGCTTGTCGCGCCTTTGCCTTGCACGGCTTGGATTACGGCTTCGCTGGTCATCTGACAGTGCGAGACCCGGAACGGCCGGAGCTGTACTGGACGAACCCGATGGCCGTGCACTTCGATCAGGTAAAGGTATCGAATCTCATTCTGGTCGATCATGTCGGAGCAGTAGTGGAAGGCGACTACGCGGTCAACCGGGCCGGCTTCATCCTGCATGCCAACGTGCATGAAGAGCACCCGGACATTATCGCCATGTGCCATGCCCACTCAGTCTACGGCACTGCGTTTGCTGCCTTGGGACGCCCGATCGAACCGATTACCCAAGACGCCTGTGCATTCTTTGAAGACCATGTGATCATTGGCGACGAAGCTGGGGCTGTTGCAGTGGAAAATCACGCCGGCTCGAACGTGGCGAAGGCATTCAGGGGCGTCAAGGCGGCGATTCACCAGAACCACGGCCTGCTGACAGCCAGCCGCCACAGCATCGAATCGGCAGCGTTCTGGTTCATCGCGCTGGAACGCTGCTGCCAGCAGCAACTGATGATTGAGGCAAGCGGCCTGAAGCCCACCTTCGTATCACCTGAGCGGGCGCGCTATAGCCGTGAGCATGTGGGCAGCGAATATATTGGATGGCTGCACTTCCAGCCCATCTGGGAACAGCTGGTACAGCGCAGCCCAGACATGTTCGATTGA
- a CDS encoding MaoC/PaaZ C-terminal domain-containing protein gives MIEKILYWEHFTLGRSWSAQRDHPVERDEIVEFALKYDPLDIHIYPDQAPNTPLGVHCASGVQTWGMAQRMLCDAFLLRTHVVAGGRMDNFRLLSPVMHGDMLRLKAEVINAAPHFSKDDRGWAEFKIEVSAEDTRVVLVYETAILIMRGLFDGVA, from the coding sequence ATGATAGAAAAAATACTGTACTGGGAGCATTTCACGCTTGGGAGATCCTGGAGCGCTCAGCGTGATCATCCTGTAGAACGAGACGAAATAGTCGAGTTTGCCCTCAAATATGATCCTCTCGATATTCATATCTATCCCGATCAGGCGCCAAACACGCCTCTCGGCGTTCATTGTGCAAGCGGGGTGCAGACGTGGGGTATGGCGCAGCGCATGCTATGCGATGCATTTCTGCTGCGAACGCATGTCGTTGCGGGCGGCCGCATGGATAACTTTCGCCTGCTGAGCCCAGTTATGCATGGTGACATGCTCCGGCTAAAAGCGGAGGTCATAAACGCGGCTCCGCATTTCTCGAAGGATGACCGCGGCTGGGCGGAGTTTAAAATTGAGGTATCTGCGGAAGACACAAGGGTAGTTCTCGTCTACGAGACAGCGATACTGATCATGCGAGGACTCTTCGATGGAGTTGCTTGA
- a CDS encoding TRAP transporter substrate-binding protein, whose translation MYKNKASRVVALIGISLSIAFGHTVAHAQSDKVFNIRLGHTGSPEHHFQKISERYAQLVDERTGGHVKIKVYPSDSLGKQVELVEGTFIGTNDMVLTSDAVLSNTVREAGMINLPFLFRDSDHVRKVLDGEIGAALSKKVEAQGAVVVGWWENGFRHITNSKQPITKPEDLKGMKIRVPEGPIFVETFRSLGANATPIAFTELYSALQLGVIDGQENPPAHILTQKFYEVQKFASRTGHIYLSSPVLINKGLLEQLPAEYQEVLLKTGNELAAVHTKMVLDEEASQWQQIEEMGMQVNDVDKAPFVEATAPVIAKYREVFGPDLIDAVVKTN comes from the coding sequence ATGTACAAAAATAAAGCCTCCCGCGTCGTAGCCTTGATTGGCATTTCCCTATCAATCGCTTTTGGTCACACAGTCGCCCATGCGCAAAGTGACAAAGTGTTCAATATTCGCCTTGGACACACAGGGTCGCCCGAGCATCACTTCCAGAAAATCTCCGAGCGTTACGCTCAGTTGGTGGATGAGCGAACCGGCGGTCATGTGAAAATCAAGGTGTATCCCTCCGACTCGCTTGGCAAGCAGGTGGAACTGGTCGAAGGTACTTTCATCGGCACCAACGACATGGTGCTCACCTCTGACGCTGTGCTTTCCAATACTGTCCGCGAAGCGGGAATGATTAACCTTCCTTTCCTGTTCCGGGATTCGGATCACGTACGCAAGGTACTTGATGGTGAGATAGGTGCCGCCCTTTCCAAGAAGGTCGAGGCGCAAGGCGCCGTGGTGGTGGGGTGGTGGGAGAATGGTTTCCGCCACATCACCAACTCCAAGCAACCCATTACCAAGCCAGAAGACCTGAAAGGAATGAAGATTCGCGTGCCTGAAGGGCCAATCTTCGTTGAAACGTTCCGCTCTCTCGGTGCCAACGCCACGCCAATCGCTTTCACCGAACTCTATTCGGCGCTGCAACTGGGTGTCATTGACGGGCAAGAAAACCCGCCGGCGCACATCCTCACCCAGAAGTTCTATGAAGTGCAGAAATTCGCTTCAAGGACCGGGCACATCTACCTGTCTTCCCCCGTCCTGATCAACAAGGGCCTGCTAGAGCAGTTGCCGGCGGAATACCAGGAAGTCTTGCTTAAAACGGGCAACGAACTAGCGGCAGTGCATACCAAGATGGTGCTCGATGAAGAGGCCAGCCAGTGGCAGCAAATCGAAGAGATGGGTATGCAGGTCAACGATGTGGATAAGGCTCCCTTCGTAGAAGCAACCGCGCCGGTCATCGCTAAATACCGCGAGGTGTTCGGTCCCGACCTGATCGATGCGGTCGTCAAAACCAACTAA
- a CDS encoding MFS transporter — protein MQSVNVYALAAESKFNRFHGRVLFWCVLILIIDGYDLAVVGAALPAIMQDMNVDPTSAGIMAGSALFGTMLGAMFLGTLADRIGRPKMIAVCVALFSIFTAAAGLTNDPISFSVTRFIAGLGIGGVLPVCTAQMGEFSPLKLRTRLVTLVFAGYSVGGILVALTAKQLIESHGWQWVFYVAGLPVLLIPFILKTMPESIGFLLKNRREDELRQIARKIEPTLAISDDTEMRGNPAIQGKEETPIRNLFKDGRGFSTVMIWAAFMTGLFMVYALNSWLTKLMAMAGFSLGSALNFVIVFNVGAIVGAVGGGWLSDKLNIKHVLVSFYIVGAIALTCLAYTRSPTLLFPVVFIVGASTLGTQLLAYAYAGDFYPSTIRSTGVGFASGVGRIGAIVAPVLIGWLVSLNLPLEQNFLAISLAGLIGAAAVTMINQSRADSTQVKNALELSRRQQPTGSPAAHRNSL, from the coding sequence ATGCAATCGGTGAACGTATATGCGCTCGCGGCAGAATCAAAATTCAACCGCTTCCATGGCCGCGTCCTGTTTTGGTGCGTGCTCATCCTGATCATTGATGGCTATGACCTTGCCGTCGTAGGCGCGGCTCTACCGGCCATCATGCAGGACATGAACGTCGATCCGACCAGCGCAGGAATCATGGCTGGATCCGCACTGTTCGGTACGATGCTAGGCGCCATGTTTCTTGGAACACTGGCTGACCGTATAGGGCGTCCGAAGATGATCGCGGTGTGCGTAGCGCTGTTCAGCATCTTCACAGCCGCGGCTGGCCTGACAAACGATCCCATCAGCTTCAGCGTTACACGCTTCATTGCCGGCCTCGGTATCGGTGGAGTGTTACCTGTCTGCACCGCTCAGATGGGTGAGTTTTCACCGTTGAAACTCCGCACCCGGCTAGTGACCCTTGTCTTCGCCGGATATTCGGTCGGTGGCATTCTCGTAGCACTGACTGCCAAGCAGCTCATCGAGAGCCATGGTTGGCAGTGGGTGTTCTACGTAGCAGGGCTACCCGTACTCTTGATCCCTTTCATCCTCAAAACCATGCCGGAGTCCATCGGCTTCCTTCTCAAAAATCGGCGTGAAGATGAGCTCCGTCAGATTGCCAGAAAGATCGAGCCAACACTTGCCATAAGCGACGACACGGAGATGAGAGGGAATCCTGCGATTCAGGGTAAGGAAGAGACTCCGATCCGTAATCTTTTCAAGGATGGCCGTGGCTTCAGCACAGTGATGATCTGGGCTGCATTCATGACTGGCCTGTTCATGGTGTATGCGCTGAATTCCTGGCTAACCAAGTTAATGGCTATGGCCGGCTTCAGTCTCGGCTCGGCACTGAACTTCGTAATCGTCTTCAACGTAGGAGCTATCGTCGGGGCCGTTGGCGGTGGCTGGCTCAGCGACAAGCTGAACATCAAGCACGTGCTGGTCAGCTTCTACATCGTCGGGGCCATTGCTCTCACCTGTTTAGCCTATACCCGATCGCCGACCCTCCTCTTCCCGGTCGTCTTCATCGTCGGGGCATCCACGCTCGGAACTCAACTGTTGGCTTACGCCTACGCCGGCGATTTCTATCCTTCCACCATCCGTTCGACGGGCGTTGGCTTCGCTTCTGGGGTAGGCCGTATCGGGGCTATCGTTGCGCCCGTACTTATTGGCTGGTTGGTCTCGCTGAATCTGCCTCTCGAGCAGAACTTCTTAGCCATCAGTCTGGCAGGCCTGATCGGAGCGGCGGCGGTGACCATGATCAATCAGTCGCGAGCTGATTCCACCCAAGTAAAAAATGCACTTGAACTGTCGCGCCGACAACAACCGACCGGCAGCCCCGCTGCTCATCGAAACAGCCTGTAG